The region TAGCTAAttcctagctaatccctagcaaattggttgtagctaatccttggctaatccctagcaaatcgATTGTAGCTAAttcctagctaatccctagcaaattggTTGTAGCTAAATCCTAGCTCATCCCTAGCAAATCTattgtagctaatccctagctaatccatAGCAAATCGGTTGTAGCTAATTCCTAGTTAATCCCTAGCAAAGTtgttgtagctaatccctagctaatccctagcaaattgaTTGTAGCTattccctagctaatccctagcaaataggttgtagctaatcccccgctaatccctagcaaactagttgtagctattccctagctaatccctagcaaacttATCCCTAAATCCCAGTTGAAGCATGTACTAACAATATATGATGGGCTGCCAAATATGGTTTAATTGAGGAATTTCCTTTGCAGTAGTTGGATAAAGAGGTAGAACATCGCTGAGGTGGTGAGATTCCTAAATCATAGCCAAAAGCTGCACATGCATTGGCCTTATTCACTTTAGTCCAACGTTTAATTTGTCAccaaattcttaaaataattgatgataAACTTAGAGTAACTTTTAAGAACTACTCTAGATTTGCTGCTATAAGAACTATAGAGCAAGATAATCATCAAATTTCAAGCAAGACCAAATATCAATTACGGAGGTCtgaaaatgataatttaaaaagagGACAAAATAACCACTAAATAACCACAACTAAAACTAACTCATCTCTAAACTAAACTACCTTTAACAAACTTTCTATTTCAAGGAACAATCATATAGTGTTGCAAATTAATCACTGCACCTAAATCATGTCTATTAAGCAAACTCAAGGGAATGTTGTTAAGGGTATTGATATATGCATATGTTTTACAGCATTTGACCACAAAGACCGAAACTAAAAAATCAATCATTGCAAGCATCTATAATGGATGATATTACCAAACAAAAAACAAGCAtcagaaaatattataaaatatttcattagattcatatctaataatatctaataataatcaCAATATACATAAACACAATCCATACACTATAGTTTTGGAGGATGAAAAGCAAATGCAGACCCTTACTCAGCTGCTATCTGTGGCTACTTCAACTAACTGATGGGTGAGGCAGTCTTTTCGCAATTTCCTGTCAAAACCAAGGTTTTAATGGTTAAGCCTAATTGGGAATGCACAAAACCATGTATCATAATATTAACAATcatatctaaaaaaataacagGTTGTACACAAATGATGAACAAAACATCAGATCAAGTTAAGACATCATCATAAATAGAGCAATCCACCAAAACAAAAGGGAGAAAAACTGTCTATAGGTCAGAGATTGCAAGTACTTTAGAAAaacacatcaatttttttttttattaatagtgttgttattttcatttcaatgcAAACTgaactttttatcttttcttaatatCTTCAGTTTATAGTTAGCAGAGGTTGTGATCCTTTTCATATATAGGAGGCTACCTAGAAGTTAGTGCTTTCTGGAAAGATTGTTGAACTTCTCTACAAATACCAATCTTGTGTAACCTCAAAATATAACCCTGGCCATTTTATTATGGTTTCTctaacctaaaatattttttagtagtTAACTTAACTCCCTTATGTATTCCAAGACCAAGATATTACCTTTGATGGAAAAGATGCAATCTTGGATTTTTGTAGGACGAAATTCCTATTTCAAGATCATCTTTAGCCCCTCCAATAGGTCTATATGAGTTTGCTACAAGTACAACTATCTTCAGGCAGCAAGAACATCAGGGGGGAGCTTGCTAGTGGCATAATCAACAATGTCCTAAGAGACCAAAGATCAAAGTTAAAGCTGAAAATTCACTACTAGCATAGCCTCTGGAAAATCCTAAAGATCTACAAGTCAATATCAAACAGTATTCCTATACTTCCTAACACTTGATCATTACTTAAGCATTGTTGCCCctacaacaaaattaaacagGTTAGACTTCAGATCAGATGACCAGCACCAAAACAAGatcacatatattattttggcaCCTTATACTCAATCCAAAGAGACATTCATTCTCAAAAGTAATTGCTTGGGCCATATTCCCCTGTTTGGGCAGATTTTGCAGGTCTATATTCAAGTCATTTTTCTGAAAGCAAGTATCCAAGTCAATTTGTTGATCTTAAAATATGAAAGTACTTTTATCAGTAAACATAAGAACTACCAGAGATTATCTAAGTATAGAGCATTCAAGGTAGATTACCTCAGCAACCACAGCTTCATTCTCAATAGGATTCATTGAGCAGGTTGAATAAACCATTCTTCCACCAATTTTGAGTAAAGATATACCTGAGAATATGAATATTTGGTGATAATATTGTAGGTTGTTACCTCAGCAATGAAATTATGACTAGAAGAAGCTGAGAGTGTTGGCACTATGTCAGAACCATTTACAATGGAAGTGATAAAGGGTTTTCCTAACTCAGCCAACTCCAATGTCACACAGGCAGCtgcaaaaattacaattatgaaACCATATTGAATTAGTTACTGGACTGAACATATATGTGAATTAGAGAGTTTGTATACCTAAGCCAAACGTGACACAAGTTGGCCTTGTCGAAGACAACTCTTCCATTTCTCTAAGCTTATGAGTCAATAATGCAGCAGTACCACCACCCAGCGAGTGTCCAACAAtctatatgaaaatatttttattattattattattatgatgatgAGAAACATGGTAAATAACACTAACTAATAAATACCTTGATTTTGAAGTGGGGGTATTGACGAAGAGCTTCAAGTAGTACAGGAATGCAATGTTTGCTAATCCAATCAGCCACAACAACCATACCACGATGTGCATGTCCTGAAACCATGTTGTGATCGAAGGAGACATAAGCACACAGTGTATCTATGAGAGTGTCTTTTATGCTACGCGTTCCACGGATGAACACCAACAAACATTTCGATTCTTGATCACGTATAACAGTGAAAGCAGGCTTCAGAAACTGACATGCAAAATTCATTTTCAGTTCAAATGCCCAAACAAAAACTCATCTAATTAATCAACGTACCCTAGATGTTCTCTCGCTATAGAGCACATCATCCTCGTGGAATTCAGCAGCACATAGAAGTGCTGGAAAGCGTTTGATGCGGCTGCAAATCATGGAAAGCGTTCTCTCCCTATTACTATCACTGCTCGTGATATGTAATTCCTACTCTGTTTATTAAAATGTACAAGAGTAGAAATACGTActtaattttctaaatcaaaTTCTTACCAGAACTTTTCTTTCCTGAAACACTGTCATCAAAAAAACCTGGTGGAAGCACTAACGAAGATTGAGGCTTAGACACTTCTCCTTAACCTTCTAGAAGTTTTGATTGCAAGCCCAAAGGATGTTCTGGTTTAGCCTTGGGAATGTTGGCATCTGAAACAGGCTACACATTGTTTTGTTGAGTTAATCCAGCTGCATTAGCTTTCATATTACTTATTGCCTGCCCAAAACAATCATAGTCTTTTAAGGTAAGTTCATTTTGGAGTGGGGATAGATGTAAGAGAGGTTGTGAAATACAAAGGGAAACAAGCCTTAACAAGAATCCtaaaaaatgatacaaataaGAGTAGCTAGACATGGCCTGATAGAATTTTTACATGAAAGAAATAACATTTACAAGgagtttaaaaattttgttgtcaACAAGGTATGAATATGATAGTTTATGACTTATCTTCTTCAATCTCAGGGGCTTCCATTTACTTGGAACCTAATTTAGTTTCATGTTGATCAAGAAAACAAACTAGAAATAGGAGTTTAGATGTTGCTACAGCTGACATCTTATGGATAGAGACTCTTAAGAAGCTTTCAATTCCTCACAATACTCCTATTGTTCTGTGTGACAATTTGTTCTTAATTTGGCTCATAATCCTGTTCTTCGTGCTAGAACCAGGAAAATGGAGCTTCACGTGTTCTACGTTTTCAAAAATGTTAATACCAAGCAGCTTGATCTTCGACACATTCCTGGTCAATATTAGTGGGCAGATCTTCTCATAAAGCCTATCTCCTACTAGATTTTCCTTTCTTAGGGGCAGACTCACGCAGATACCTTTGGTTTCTAAGCCCCCGTGAGCTTCTGGGGTAATGTGACTGTAATACTATGTTTGCCATACATCGAGCCTGAATTGCAACACAAGCACATTGCAACATTCATAATTGCAATAGAAGCACATTGCAACAACATTATAAAAAACTAAACCAAATTCCTGAattagattattaattaattgaagATTAAACTTGTCCTTGTGATGCGAGTGCCATTAATTCTCTGGCTGCTAGGTCCACAGCTTTTTTCATAAAATCAGACCTCTAAATTGACACATGGAAAATAGCTAAAAGAAATACTCTATCGAAAATTCCAAAGAACttaaaagaaggaggaaaatgaAGAAGTAATCGATAAAAAGaactagtttatgtaatttATCACAAAGTAATCGATAGGAAAACATCAGTCAAATGCGGCGTCTAGAACGGTCTTTAGGGTTCTTCGTCCCCAAACAACGACCTCTGCCTCTTGATTGTGGTGCAGCCTCATCATCTCCATGGATTCAGGTGCAGTCGCTGCTAGATTTAGATCATCCTACCTGACATAGCTAACTGTGCTCATTGTTGATCAAAGGAAATTTAATGGAAAATTGAAGTGAAACGTTCAACGGAACACGATTTTCATTTCGAAAATGGTACGGTATAGAAAATAAGGGTTCGAAAGATAAGTACTTAataaaagtcaaaaaataatttctgacggttaactaaaattaaaaaaaattaaaacaattctAATGGTTTTATTTAATCGCTACAAAATAACTGCTACTAACACAtagtttttttgtagtgttaaatggaaaaaaatattgtgttagTTAAATggtagttattatttaaaaaaaaaatatatatatatatatatatatatatataaataaaaataatttacaaataagggattaatttatataataataaaatatatttttgaagatttttaaatacatcgatagtttttaaaatttctttaataaattcattttttataaaataatttgtatattattttttttaattagaaattttatttactagttTTGGATTagcaataaaatcattttataattaaaagcaTAGCTAATTAGCTTCAacttaattatcatattatgttgTATCTAATCCCTAAttattagctacaacttagctgctatattatgttgtgtctaatccctaactaattagcttcAGTTTAACTACCATATTATGTTGTgtctaatccctaactaattagctacaacttagctacaaTATCTATGTTGTGTATAATCTCTAACTAATTAGTTACAATTTAGctaccatatttatgttgtgtttaatccctaactaattagctacaacttagctaccatatttatgttatgtttaattcctaactaattagctacaacttagttaCCATATATATGTTATGTCTAAGCCCTAACTAATTAGttacaacttagctaccatatttatgttgtgtttaatccctaactaattagctacaacttaaatatcatatttatgttatgtttaattcctaactaattagctacaacttagttaccatatatatgttatgtctaatccctaactaattagctactaCTTAGCTAGTTGTGttttgtcaacacccaattttgtccgggttatttttattattttttttcatcttattttacttttattttattttatttttattttttgttttatttttttattttgttttattttatttttattttattttgttttaatattattttatttatttttattttatgtacaattttctttattttccttttttactttttattatttaagaaaaaaataaaatgaaaaaaaagaagaccaAGAGGTTAACGTAAGGTCTTTGATGGTTATGGGTGGTAGCTAGCTAgccatggtcatgatggctgaagaaggaaggagcaggaagcaacatctgctttCAGCTTATCCCACGTCTCGAGGTGGGAAAGGAACAAGGCAGATGCACAACAAATATCATCAGAGATCCCTTCATTCAGCAGATTGGAACTTCTTCACTCATAGAGGCTTTCCCGCATTCTGTtctctaaaaaacaaaaacaacaccTTCATCCTGACATTCTCAACACCACATAACCCAGCCCAATACCACCGTGAATCATCATCACCTCCATAGCCTGTCAATACCACTTGCATCATCACCACCTTCATTAACCATCATCACCGTCCCCACTCTTCTCCATTATCATCTTCCATCACCTTCAACCTGCAATCAGAAAAATCAAGCAAACCCACTTCACCGCcactcttcatcttcttccgaTCACATACATCAAATCAAAAATGGAGAAATAGGAAAAAACAGAAACGGCGGCGGCGATGCTGCCGGCGAGTCAGAACTCTGAACAGTGGAGTGTGATCGCGTGACGTTTGCGGACCTAGTCACAATGTGACTGGCACGGTGGTGGCGAGTGGCAGAGGCTAGGACGCATTTCTCTCTCACgagaagaagaaacaagaaaaaGTGTTGATTCGGGAAGCTTGGCAGCACCGGCGGCATCGACATTCACGGCGGTGGTCACATACGCTTCGTTAGCGGCATCTTGAAGGAGAAACAACCTCTGTCTCGCGCGTTGGAGAAAAAGGGCGAAAGAGATGCGCCGCCGATTAAGCTCCTGGCAGTGGTCGACGTTGTCGCTAGGGCCCCCTCGCCGGCCGGAACGGGTGCAGCGTAGGTgggtttgttttgttggtgcTGTGAGGCAGTGAAGTTGTCTGGCCGTGAATGAGGGTTGGTGTGAAGGAGAAGAAACTCTCTTTAGGGTTTTGCTTTCTATGTTTAAGAGTTATTTTTGGGTTTAGGTTTAAATCTGCTCCCATTAACTTCCTGCAccaccatttttaatattctcacCCTTCTGTGTATTGTTTCAGGTCTTATTCTGTGCACCCCCTTTTTTCCTTTATCTTGCaccactattttaatttttgctgCGAGTACCCCTGATAtttactaacctcgcaccccTGCCTCACTTGTTTCATACTTTACTCTGTGCACCCCCTTTTCCTTTACCTCAcacccctgttttaattttatctacgAGTACCCCCTGATTTTACTAACCTCGCACCTCTGCCACccttgtttcatgttttacttCGTGTACCACCATAGTTGATAACCTTGCACCCCTATTCATGTTTATCTTGTTTTGGGCCTATGTTTCatgtttacttcatgcacctcacaCATTACTTATGcaccctattattattattattatttcctttcacttttgtcctttttgttattaaattttattttatccctttttttgttatttatctattattattttttccctccaaaaaaaagagaaaacaaaatttttttttattataaaaattacaaaaaaatagaaaaaaaatctaaaaaatgaaaatattctctTTTGATTTATTGTGTCTGTTCGGTCgcccgcaccgtgtgacactcattttcacaaaaataaaaaatagttttctttctctttcagtgtctgtccggtcgcccgcaccgtgtgacacttattttctaaaaaataccaaaaataatttcCTTTCCCTTTTATtgtctgtccgaccgctcgcgtcgtatgacacatattttcaagtaattcaaaaataccaaaaaaaaaatacaatattttcaaagtacaaaaatatcaacattttcaagcaaaaagtctttttttaagaactacgtgatccttgattctcccctgtgagatacgtaggagcaaggccagtccttatcaggttcacctccaaaaaattaaatcattttcccAATTGTTTTCCAAATCGTTTCtcttaaagaactacgtaaccctgatttctcattttgaatgagaatacgtaggaccaaggtcaatccttgtcgggcccaaaaacttaaaaaatatttttgtttctttttagcatttttgtcttattatttttggggaaattaatattttgaaaaccacatcaactttgcttttttaattaaaggtaccaccCTCGGGCGGGCgggtagggtgctaacaccttccctacgcgtaaccgacttccggatccaaaatctagtttttcgcagacttgtcttatctttatggttttccatagttttccagaataattatggtggcgactcccaaatctcttttcaaacctgttttctttttcggttcgccttcccgttgcgattccggttgcgacagctggcgactccactggggacgctagagagtcaagccatttaattagatatgcaaacttgatgtgatttttcctaatgttttctttcccccttcttttatttgtatattcttGTCTTCATAtgtgtttgtatatattttctttttgggtAAATTGTGTGTGAATTATTTTGCTTATGTTGATAGATGTTTTGGAATTGCTCTATTTGCCTGGGAAGTTTCTGGCTATTCTGCAGGTGGGGTTTTGGTATGCATCAacctcccttcacacacacattgtgcatatcatgagtggggccctatacctgggtctgtgtaacttagaattagaggggattgtgtagcagtgcgacagtggatgaacttcccaagtggtcattgtgagaactcCAACTAGAGTTTGTTTGTTTCCTTGGTACGCTCACTCCTTATTGTATACCAACTGTTGTGGGAAATATCATGAAGTGAGCCAtaactctagtgaccttgatccttAAGTTTAGGGAACCATCCCGGTAAGCGCATGTACTTCACCCTAGACCTTAAGCGCCAAACCTCTATTAAGCACAAAGGGAGATTGCTTACTTTAATCATCATCTGTTTGTGTGCTTAATGTACATGTGAATAAGTGCCTATTTAGGCGCAATCACGCATAAcatttttatatcatacatcACATCTCATGAAAATAAGCGCCTCTTGAGGCATAAacatgcatttcattatgtcactctgcattcatgcatttcattatgtcactCTGCATATCATGCATGATGTTTCCAAATACTTGTATCACATTTCATCATCATATCATGGGAACAAATGCCTCTTGAGGCACATGCATTACATCTCATGtaggtttttgtttttaattaattgcatatcatgcatggtgCTCTTTAATCGCATCGACATACAAGTGAGTAGGTGCCTCTTGGGCACAAACTTGCgttgcaattgttgtttttAGTCATAGTGGCATTtacatagtttttttaatccataTCATGCATCTCACCTCATATGAATAAACCGACTCTGCAAAAGAgaggaaggaaataaaaaaggttgTCACATTTTGAGTCACTTGTTTTTCTCGCAAGTCATCAAATTCACTTCTTgaaaacaaaagagagaatAATGGGGTGTCACGCTTTTCTGGGGTCAAATGTTTAATCAAGAATAACGACttgactttttcttttgagaCGTTCGTGTGCGCATGGTTTGAAACAGTCCATCCTTCGGCTTCCCTACAATGAAGGATTTGTCCTATCAAAATTGACATTACCCAAGTTGATAAACATAAACCCTTAGAGTTTGCAAATTTTCTAAGTTTATCCTTGTCTACACTTGTTGGGTGGTCCTTGAATCCATCGagacaaaaaaatttcattaaaaaaaaggaaaatgagaaaagaaaataaagtttgctAGACTCAAAACCAAAAAAGGCagttttggcaaaaaaaaaaaaaacatgctttggtcaaatcagtagGTTGAATGAATAGATAATGTTTGATATCATATCTTTTGAAACATTTGTCTAATCTGCATAGCATGAGATTTTCAAActcattcttttttttcattacattttcacCATAAAGCctacattttgaatttcatggaggatcaacataaaaggGGCACGCTGGCCTGGATAGACTGCGAGCAAATCTCTTagcttgaaaataaaaataaaaaatgtctgctagactgaaaacctgaaatggtggtttaggcaaaaaaaaaagagagaataaaaaaaagaaaaaagcaagGGACAAACTTTAACatgaaccatttttttttcttgagttaaaatttcttgaaagaaaaataattatgttttggaaatgatgtgtcgccatgtttctttatcataaaacacaaaGTGTGATCCTTTGTTACCCCTTTGAGACTTAAAAgagcaaatatttttcttacctTGAACAAGGGTCACCTCACATTGATGGTTTGCACTCTTGTTTGACAGACGGTTCACCATAAAAAAATCCATCAGAatcaaaaaatttgaaaaagacaaaaaaaatgatgatgatgatttggttacatcaagaagaaacaaaaaaaaggagaatcgatgtttagaaaaaaaaagagaaatggtGAACACATAAGAGGCAAATGAATTTATGATGcatcattattcaaagatcatTCTTCCAAGATACCGTCACATCTTTTTGAGTTTTTACTATCCACATTTGCTTTCATACCCTTAGCATTGACCACGATACAAGCATAATAAAGCCCACACAGATCCAAGACTGATTGTCGATAcctttcaaaaagtttaagtcATGGAAATCATTTTGACGTGCTGAAAGGTTTGTCCCTAAtcaaaaaaaagggaaaaataaaaattgaaaaataggtTTTGAGATTTGCTTTCAGTGATTCAGACAGTTTTTCATTAGAATGTGCCTAAAGCTCCTTAAAATAAGCCTGGTTAATCAATTAGATAAGGGGCATCCTCCTTCGTTGTTTCATTCTCACCCTCTTCATggatttcatcttcatttcctACCATATCCTCTCTCTCAGCCCAAACCTTGTCCAACCTTTTCATACAATTGTCCAACCTTTTTC is a window of Vigna unguiculata cultivar IT97K-499-35 chromosome 4, ASM411807v1, whole genome shotgun sequence DNA encoding:
- the LOC114181984 gene encoding sn1-specific diacylglycerol lipase beta-like isoform X1 — translated: MICSRIKRFPALLCAAEFHEDDVLYSERTSRFLKPAFTVIRDQESKCLLVFIRGTRSIKDTLIDTLCAYVSFDHNMVSGHAHRGMVVVADWISKHCIPVLLEALRQYPHFKIKIVGHSLGGGTAALLTHKLREMEELSSTRPTCVTFGLGISLLKIGGRMVYSTCSMNPIENEAVVAEKNDLNIDLQNLPKQGNMAQAITFENECLFGLSIRKLRKDCLTHQLVEVATDSS
- the LOC114181984 gene encoding lipase-like isoform X3 — its product is MICSRIKRFPALLCAAEFHEDDVLYSERTSRFLKPAFTVIRDQESKCLLVFIRGTRSIKDTLIDTLCAYVSFDHNMVSGHAHRGMVVVADWISKHCIPVLLEALRQYPHFKIKIVGHSLGGGTAALLTHKLREMEELSSTRPTCVTFGLGISLLKIGGRMVYSTCSMNPIENEAVVAEEIAKRLPHPSVS
- the LOC114181984 gene encoding sn1-specific diacylglycerol lipase beta-like isoform X2, with protein sequence MICSRIKRFPALLCAAEFHEDDVLYSERTSRFLKPAFTVIRDQESKCLLVFIRGTRSIKDTLIDTLCAYVSFDHNMVSGHAHRGMVVVADWISKHCIPVLLEALRQYPHFKIKIVGHSLGGGTAALLTHKLREMEELSSTRPTCVTFGLAACVTLELAELGKPFITSIVNGSDIVPTLSASSSHNFIAEVTTYNIITKYSYSQVYLYSKLVEEWFIQPAQ